Genomic window (Octopus bimaculoides isolate UCB-OBI-ISO-001 chromosome 28, ASM119413v2, whole genome shotgun sequence):
caaattgataaaattgatatgaaatcgaaaaatgaataatatatgaagTATTTTTGAGTAACTTTTAtcatgaatacgtatatatatatgtttacataaaattattGTACGCACCTACACTTTACTTAGGACGGCTGCTATATGTGACATCTGACCCGTTCGCAAGAGGTGTGTTACGCCTCTTAgtggaccatatatatatatatatatatatatatatatatatagggtatcaCATTGCCCTTTTAGTTCCGGCAGTGGAAGGCTGGCCACGATGATCTACCTGGAATCATTTGGCAATTTTTTCCCGTCTTTCGAGAAAGAGGTAAAtacttctcttttactcttttacttgtttcagtcatttgactgcggccatgctggagcaccaccttttagtcgagcaaatcaaccccaggacttattctatgtaagcctagtacttattctatcggtctcttttgccgaagcattaagttacgaggacataaacacaccaccatcagttgccaagcgatgttagtggggacaaacacaaacacacatatatacatatgcatatatacaaagtctttgatcagatcctcaaaagtAATCTTAgataacacatctgcatctatacttagtagagataaaggcatcccgaatattattttagcaagtttaaagtgatttcttttgtgctgtaagctatttaccatttctgtggtacccccctccttcccttgattCCCTAAGCAcgtacttattttgcttaatggttaatccactGCTGATTGCATTCTTACTCTTTCTTTGTTATATTACAGGAAATTGAAAAGATTTTCAAACAACATCATTATGGAAATGTTGAAAGAATATGGGTCACTCCAGGCCTTTTACTTGCTTCCACTGATGGTGACCAAGTCCTGCATCCAATATGTACTCATTCAGCTGCTTCTTCCTCGGTTTGTAAacttttttcttcgttttctttctttccctgcttTCTTCATGATTCCTATGCGCtcgcccccattcacacatacacactcatgtatgtatgtatatgtatatatacacatacacacataacaccctcactgtatatatatttacattttactatCTTCAGTCCAGTGTCCATTGGTCTCTCCACATTCAAACAGAATCAACAGTCCTTGATGTCTTAATCAATGCTAATCCTTGTAATCCAGCTTTAGCTACCATCATATATGTTGTaagtatatatttcctttttctctaaTTCGGCTCTTTAATACAttcttcataaaataaaaattacttcccTGTGTTGAAATTTACTGTATGTCTTGAAtgatattttagcaagtttaaagtgatttcttttgtgctgtaagccatttaccatttctgtggtacccccctccttcccttgattCCCTAAGCAcgtacttattttgcttaatggttaatccactGCTGATTGCATTCTTACTCTTTCTTTGTTATATAGCCAGAGGAGGGTTATTATCTGTGCTAAAATTACCATTTTACTATAACAGTATCTGCATGGTTTTAACCTatacctttccatgcttgcattgtcAAACTTGAGTATGCTGGGGCAGAGATTTTTATGGTTAGAAACCCATCCTGATGCCAATGTCTCCCTGTTTCCTAGTGAAATAATTATCTACCATTCTATTGAAAAGCAAACAGCCAAGACATGTTTATATGGAGAACCAGATACCAAAACTCTCAGACTTTAGATTGAATTGTCAACTTTTATAGCTGTAAGCTAGCTTCTAGAACCTTCAGCCAAACTGTTTGGCAGGAAAACTTGctgcattattttgaagtttgttaTGTCAACTGTAAGTCAGCTGATGCTGATTGGTTGAGCCATATTCATGTCATTAATAACTCTTATGTGACATTTTTCCTTTTATGGAGATATATTAGTTCATGATTCTAGACTTGGGGAAGTCTGAGAGTTATGGGTCAGATTTCAGCTAGGGCCTTGCTACACATCCCTTGCTGACATTCCTGTCTGTTCATTCTGCACTCTGGAAGACCTGTGGAATAATAAAAAGATACCTTAGTTGAAAAACAGGTATGGCTCGCAACAAGGAAAGGGTCTAGTTGTAAAACAAgccccatccaacccatgctagcatgggaaaaacaagcattaaatgaGTGAACAAATCCATGTACAGAAACCTACAATCGTTTTGCTTTGGTCAACATCCCTTCATGGGTTTtgtctgtaaaaagaaaaaaatctctcaaCTGTCATCTCCCTTCTCTCATCTCTCCTATTTTCAGGTTGAAGAGTCTGGCCATGTCCAATGCTGGCAACAGAGCAACACCACCTATGTGTGGAAGATGGTGTACCGACTCCACCTGGCTAACAGTCATGTGGATGTCTTAACGCCATCCGATCCCCTCACCTCATCCGACTTGACCAGCACCCGAGTAACCAGTGCCTGCCTCCTACCTGAACATCATCTGTTGTACTGGtgtgaacaacaacaacgtcaagggaccaacagaaacaggaacacCATCTACAAACTACAGCTTCCTGGTAATATCAACGttggattttatttttgtcttacattttatctttcacttgtttcagtcattagactgtggccatgctaggttATTCTTGATTTGGATTATCTTAGCCTTGAGTTATCCCAGTCTGGACTTATCCCTATCTTGGATTACTCTAGTCTTGGTTTACTCTTGGACTTGGATTATTCTGTGTTATCTTGGTCTCATATTATCTCAGCCTTTTATTATACCAGTCTTGGATTATTATTGTAAGAGATTATCTCAGGCTCTAGTTGTTAATCCACTTACTGTGATGGTTATAAAATGGTTTGGATCATTAAGTATTGGGTTGGGATTATTTCAGTCTCACATTATTCTGGTCTTGGGTTATGGGCTTCCAGAATTCTTCAAGAAAATCCATAAACTATAAGAGTTATTCCAACTCCAGAGTTCTTCAAAAAAGTCTACAGATTGTAAATGTTATTCTGTCCTCAGTTATTCCATCCCCAAAATTCCAGATGTTATAACTGCTATTCCAGCCCCAGATTCTTCATAAATTCCATAAGCTGTAAGAGTTATTTCAACCCCAGAATTCTTCAAAAAGACCCTAACCTGTAAATGTTATTCCAGCCTCCAGTTATTCCATTTCCAGAATTCTTCAAAAAGACCCTAACCTGTAACTGTTATGCCAACCTCCCATTGTTCCAGTCTCAGAATTCTTCAAAAAGTTCTTAAGCCATAACTGAATTCTTCCTTTCTACCATACTGTCATTCCAGGTAGCACCATTGAAGATAGCAGTTCCCAGAAGATGCCAATAGAGAGACAAACCATTCTGCAGAACTGTCCGCCCTGTTCCTTGTATAACCTCAGCTGCAGTATTCTTATCATCCCTGACGAAATGTAAGCCtattaaaaacatttcaaatgaaaTGAGGGGATCTTCATGTTTTACTTGTTCcattaaagtggttggcattaggaagtgcatcaaGCTTTCTAAATTTGGGTACTAATGGGTTAATATTTGGTATACTCTGCTGGGGTCATCTTTGCcgttcatccattcagggttgataaaacaagtaccagttgaacactggggtcaatataattgactttacCACTTCCcgccgaaatttctggccttgtgccaaaatttgaaacccatatttgatacataaatataaactaacatttgttttttatatgtgttgaaatgtgtattgtaagatacaaataagatgataatttattttggaAAGCAGAAACGCcactttgtaagggtaattttcACAATATTTCTGCCGTTCTAAGAGCATTTCTGCATTCAAAAGTAAATTATTGTCTTATTTGTATCTTACAACATTTGGTATNNNNNNNNNNGGTAAAACAGCAGTGCACCATCAGATCTCAATGAAGTCAGGAGAACCGCTTAATTTCAAAGCCATCTTACTTCAGTACCAAGACATAGTGAAAAAGGTAAAGTAATTGTTGTACTATTCATGAAATTGGTAGAGCTTCGGGCAAAGTTCATTGTCGTAATTATCTTTTATAGCTTAGTTCTTTCAGCCATAGGAttgaccatgttggggcaccacttcAAAGGGTTTGGTTGTACAAaataaccccagtactcattttctaTAGCTGGGGTTTATTCTAGCAatcactttttgctgaactgctaagttacagggatgtaaacaaaccacatggttccgggttcagtcccactgcgtggcaccttgggcaagtgtcttctactatagcctcgggccgaccaaagccttgtgagtggatttggtagacggaaactgaaagaagcctgtcgtatatatgtatatatatatatgtgtgtgtgtgtgtgtgtgtatatatgtttgtgtctctatttatgtccccccaacatcgcttgacaaccgatgctggtgtccccataacttagcggtttggcaaaagagaccgatagaataagtactaggcatccaaagaataagtccagtcccggggtcgatttgctcgactaatggtggtgctccagcatggccgcagtcaaatgactgaaacaagtaaaagagtaaagagagtccATGATGGATTAGATAATTTAGTTCTAGACTGTTTGTgtctgaaagaaagagagagaatgggcaCAACTAGAACACTATTGATCATAGGTCTTGTGGGTTTAtaatgacctagggctaaataatgagaaaagaaaaattagtgaATTTCGTTCTAGAATTATGTTTGAATGAAAAAGCAAGAATAGGTACAAACATAACATAatcattgtatttttctttcttgctttttttttgtttttttgtttttcatctcagACTTTTGACCAGTTTGCACCAATTCTGGGCAGTGTGTTCCAACATGTAAAGCAGGAATTTATAATCATACTTCAAAGTGGACAAATTTTTATTTGGCGCGAAACTGTTCTAGGTGAGTGTTTATTGCCAgtttcagtggaggcgcaatggcccagtggttagggcagcggacttgcggtcataggatcacggtttcgattcccagaccgggcgttgtgagtgtttactgagcgaaaacacctaagagctccatgaggctccggcaggggatggtggtgaaccctgctgtactctttcaccacaactttctctcactctttcttcctgtttctgttgtgcctgtaattcaaaggggccagccttgtcacactgtgtcacgctgaatatccccgagaactacgttaagggtacacatgtctgtggagtgctcagccacttgcacgttaatttcatgagcaggctgttccgttgatcggatcaactggaaccctcaacgtcgtaagcgacagagtgccaacaattgTCAGTTCCTAGAACCACAATCAGCCCCCTCACCCCAACCCTTTACAGTGTGAGCACAATAgcacaatattttgaaaatagcagccaaatcttcctcaaattatgtTCTACTGTCTTATGCATGATTTAAACTACTTCTGGTAGTGGGGCTCTGGTTTTGGAGATCCAAGGTTTTCAGGattgtggaaccacctcttaatCACTATAGtttccaggtctactctgacctggaGTAGAAGCACCTGTTAGGTCCCAGTTAAGGGTTAACTAGCATATGTGATGACATTCCATTTGAGTGTGGGAACAAAGAAATACCCTTGGTTGGTGTCAGGGCGCACAGTGAAACCTCTGGGTGAGAGAGGTCCCTAACTGTTGTTACAGCATCCTTCTAAGGGAAGGACACTTTGATGTAAAGCCAGCAGTTTCATGTGATTACTGATCATCTCCCTTCAGCCTTTCATTTGGGATTAATTACTGAGGCCCCGACGAGTGTCTATCACTCTAATCCAGTGACATACAGATGTGTCTTTATAGTGACCTTATATGTCATTCCATCTACTAAAAGTCCTATGGTGTAGAAGAGTGGTGACGTATGAAGACATAACCATTTGGAAGTGTGCAGTAAGTATGACTTTCGTCTGTTGCCTATGCTTCGAGTGTTTATCTTTGCAttgatattttcagaaaatgaagttATTTCCAAAGAACTTtccagtttttgtgatgtttcttCTGACACAAAATGGACAGTTTCACAGGATTGGTTATTTGCTACAAACACACAAGAAACAAAGTAAGTGGCCCCTGCGTTTCCTCCTTGTTCCTAAATTTTTGTAACagcacaggtgtagctgtatagttaagtagcttgcttttcAGCCctgtagttttgagttcaattacTCTGTGcagtacattgggcaagtgtcttctagtatagcccctg
Coding sequences:
- the LOC106878449 gene encoding uncharacterized protein LOC106878449; the protein is MIYLESFGNFFPSFEKEEIEKIFKQHHYGNVERIWVTPGLLLASTDGDQVLHPICTHSAASSSSSVHWSLHIQTESTVLDVLINANPCNPALATIIYVVEESGHVQCWQQSNTTYVWKMVYRLHLANSHVDVLTPSDPLTSSDLTSTRVTSACLLPEHHLLYWCEQQQRQGTNRNRNTIYKLQLPGSTIEDSSSQKMPIERQTILQNCPPCSLYNLSCSILIIPDEM